CTGCATATTGACGTTAAAACCTGCGTCAATCATAGGGGTATGTACGAGACTTAACTGAAGCTGGTTGACGATCAAATCCTCCGGTAAATACTTTTTCAACAGTTCCATTTGCATTGGGTTCTGGTTGCTCACACCAAAATAACGTACTTTTCCGCTCTCTTTTAATTTTGTAAATGCTTCAGCTACTTCTTCAGGTTCCATTAAGGCGTCTGGACGATGCAGGAGAAGACTGTCGACATAGTCGGTTTTTAACCTGCGCAGACTCCCTTCTACAGATTCCAGGATATGTTCCTTCGAAAAATCAAAGAAACCCTTGCGGATTCCGCACTTTGTCTGCAGCTTCATCTTCTCACGTACATCATCGTTCATGTTGATAGCTTCTGCAAAAACGGATTCTGATTCCCCTCCGCCATAAATATCCGCATGATCAAACAAATCCACACCACAATCAAGCGCATTCTCTATGACTTCCGATGCATCTTTTTTACTTAGTTTGTTCATGCGCATGCAGCCTAAAGAAATCTCGCCTACCTCCAGATCACTGCTTCCTAACTTGATTTTTTTCAAAAAAGACACCTCTTTTCTGTTGATAGCTTTATCTTAACACTGTCATGTAAGGATGACATTGAAAACGCTTCATCGTAATTAACTCTATCTTCAATCTCTTCTCCTATTAAACTTATAAATGCACGAGTGAAGCGAATGGAAGGTCTCTATGTTACGATATGTACGGTTACTACTTTGAACGAGGATTGGAGCTTCAATTATGGTACAAATGGCAAAACGAGGATATACCTTGTTTATCAGCTTATATGTCATCATGCATTTTATTGTTTCTTTTACAGAAGTTGAAGTGCTTGCAACCTCCCTCTCGCTGTTCGGACTGGCAGCTTTTTTACTTGGTTATTTCTTTCTGCCTGTCAAACAAGCCGGGATTTCGCTTTTGCTGCTGGTCATTGCCTTAATCATTCACCTTTCCGCAGGTACGTCTCTTATAGAAGGAACCGTATCAGGATTTTCTGTCATGAGTGGATTGATTGCTCTCTTGCTCATCGTTCCTGCGATCAGCTGGGTATTAGAAGAAAAGCCATACATTGAATCGGTCATTAACTTTGCTCAAAACCTGCTCAATACAAGCCGCAAATTTTACTTTGGGATGATGGTCATAACCCAGATCATTTCGTACTTCCTGTTATTTGGCGCTATTCCTATGGTCTATAGCATGATCGATGACTTCTTAAGCAGTCAAAAAGGAGAAGCGTGGGAAAACTATAAAGGTACCGCCTTGCTCCGCGCCTTCTCTTTAACAACGATGTGGGTCATCAGCATTCCAAGCTTTGTGTTTGCTGTTCATACACTGGGGGCATCGTTAGCCTTATCCATTCTCCAGGGATTTGTCATTTCCTTCGCTGGTATCTTGTTATCCGTATTCTTCTCGTCTTTTCAAGAACGTCATTACGGAATAGATCTTACCGCCGGCATCCAGGAGGAGTTGAGTAAAATTGCCAAGTCGAAAGAAGAGGATACGAACGGTCATCGAAATGCACTCGAATTCGGCTTTCTATTTGTCACGTTGTTCGGTTCCATCTTTGTTCTCAATGCTCTTTGGAAAGTAGAGCTGCTGCTTATTATCCCGATTGTTATTACAGCTTGGATCTTCCTCTACTTTATCGTTCGCAGAAGAATCCCGGCGATTTTCGAGAACGGAAAAGTCTATGCAGCTAAAAACATTCCAGACAAAGCCCAGCAGTTCTCGATTTTATTAGCAGCCGGTTTTTTAATTGATGCCGTAAACCAATCAGGCTATGGCAAATACATTATTGATGGTCTCTTTTATGTCACTGATGCGGTACCCTTCTTAAACTTCCTGTGGGTTCTGCCTTTTGTCGTCATCATTTTAGGTTTTATCGGTCTTGGTCCATTGACGGTTATTGTACTCGTCTCTGGAATTCTGCAAGGCGTGGACCTGCCCTACCCGCCAGAAATCGTCGTCCTTGGAATAACGTCAGGAAGCGTGATTTCGATTATGCTTTCTCCACTGATTTTACCGTCGATTATTTTGAGTTCGGTAAACAGGCTGAGCATTATAAAAAATGGATTATTATTTAACTATAAATACGCGATTGCTTTTTATGTGATGGTGCAGATCTATCTCCAATCTTTTGTGCTGTTTTTCTTATAAACCATGACAGCCACGAAAAAGGTGAACCTTTAAAAGGTTCGCAACTTGTAGAGAAACCCCGTGTTTTTCTACAAGATTTTTTCTTACCGAAAGGAGCGATCGCCCCTTCCCTTTCCGCGGACGAGCGCCCGAGCTTCCTCGTGAAACCCACGCTCGGCGATCTCGGCTCACTCGTTCTTACGCAGGAGTGGAAGGACCTCGCTTGATATTCTTTAAACAGAAAAAGACTCTCCTTCACCTAGCCCCCTAGCTAGAGATGGAGGAGAGTCTTTTTCATGTTCTGACAGACAGCTGCCATCAGCGCCTGTACCTTTACTTTTTCTTTTCCACGCAAACGTTAGCCCATGCCGTTCTTTTGAATCTGCGAAACTACTCTCCGCTTTCTCTTTTCTTATTCTATAAACCCATTTTCCCGAAATAAATAACCACTCTCCGGATCGGTCTTGCTCCCTTTCACTTCTTTGGTTTTCTGTCACAAGTTCTTCCATCGTTACGATTTCCATTTCATTTTGTCGTGCTTTTCTTGATTGAAACAAATAAGATTTCTCTATCCTCTCTTCTTCTACAATAAAAAAATAATTCCATACATTATCGATCTTTTTGTTGTAACAAGTCACAAATAATGATACTATACTATTCAGTTAAATAGTATGTCACATTAAGCGAATCAAAATTATTAGTATGTCATATTCATTCATACCTAAGGAGGGAGAACTTATAGGAATATCAAAAAATTGCTTACTTCATTCGTCTTCTGCTGCCTCATTTATTACTTATAGATAGGGAGATTGATTGTGACTAAACAAGAAACGGTGTACGTCGTGTCAGATTCAGTCGGGGAAACAGCTGAGTTAATGGTAAAAGCTGTGGCATGTCAATTTTTTGGCCAGGATGTAGTGATTAAGCATTTTTCTTATGTGGATGATAAACAGGATATTAATAATGTCATTACAGCGTCTAAATACAGTCATTCCATTATTGCTTATACCCTCGTCCTGCAGGATTTGAAGCAGTATCTTGATCATCAGGCAGA
This Halobacillus salinarum DNA region includes the following protein-coding sequences:
- a CDS encoding aldo/keto reductase; amino-acid sequence: MKKIKLGSSDLEVGEISLGCMRMNKLSKKDASEVIENALDCGVDLFDHADIYGGGESESVFAEAINMNDDVREKMKLQTKCGIRKGFFDFSKEHILESVEGSLRRLKTDYVDSLLLHRPDALMEPEEVAEAFTKLKESGKVRYFGVSNQNPMQMELLKKYLPEDLIVNQLQLSLVHTPMIDAGFNVNMQNDPAVVRDSNVLEYCRLNNISIQAWSPFQHGMIEGPFIGNEAFPEVNAKLQELAEKKGVTDSAIAIAWILRHPANIQPVVGTMNKGRMQDIAKASAIELTREEWYELYLSAGNDLP